The region ATATTCCCTTTGTGGATATCATTGAATATGAGAGCCGGGCCAGATTCTGGGTGAATGAGAAAGGGAAAACACCCCATGTTATCGATCCTTTTATGATAGAAAATATTCGGGATCTGAAGCAGATGATCAAAGATGCCGGCCGGGAATCCATTGTTGATCTCATAGAAGACGGCGGTATCAACGCGGTCAATTCGGCACAATTTGTCCATGCCGGAATGACTGTGGGAGAATACTCTTCGGCTCTCTTGAAAGGTCCTGATGGGGAAGGCCCGGGCAATCGGTTCATTCCTGGAACCGGGAAGATCACGAATGCTGTTAAAAAATTAAGATCCGCCCTGGATATGGCGGCTTCTTCGCGTTAGTCTGAGAAAAGAAAGAGTCCTTAGGCCCTGAGCCTTCATCATTAAAGGAGACATTCATGAATAAAATAGTCATCGGAATGGCTGGTTTCGGCAGCATTGGCAGGATTCATCAGATGGCCTATGCCGACATACCCTATATTTACCCGGGGAAACTCCCCGAAATCTACCTTAAGGGAGTCTGCCGGTCCACCTTTGAGGGGGCCAAAACAACGGCAACCCTCTCTGGATTTGATAAAGCCTACAGAGACTATGACGAAGTTCTGGCCGATCCGGAAGTCGATGTTATCGATCTGGTAACCCCTAATTCTCTGCATAAAGAGCAGATTCTAAAGGCTCTGGAGGCGGGAAAGCATGTTTTATGTGAAAAACCTCTGGTTCTTGATGCTTCAGAGGCTGTCCTCCTGGAGAAGGCCGCTGAGAAGTCGAATGTCCGGGTCGGTATGATTTTTAATTACCGCTTTATTCCGGCCATCATGAAAGCAAAAGAGCTGATTGAGGCTGGTCTGCTGGGAGATGTCTACTCATTTCGGGGAGAGTATTTTCATACAGGTTATCAGAACCCGGAGAAACCCTACAGCTGGAGGATGAATTTTGATGAGTCCGGCGGGGGAGCCCTGGCCGATCTGGGTATTCATGTCATTGACCTTGTCCGCTTCCTTCTGGGAGACTTTTTCTCGGTGAGAGCTGATCTTAAGACATACATAAATGAGAGACCCTTGCCCGACGGCAGCGGTAAGATGGGCAAGGTGACTGTGGATGATGCGGCCTGGATGCAGTGCCGTCTGGTTTCGGGAGGGCTGGGTTCCATCGAAGTCTCCCGCTTTGCCACAGGAGCTCTGGATGATCTGAATCTGACCGTGTATGGAAGCAGAGGATCATTCAGTTTCAAACTGATGGATCCGAACTTTTTGTATTGGTTTGATCAGCTTAAGCCGGGGCAGGGGTGGAGCCGTCTTGAAACCCTGCAGACTTATGAAGAGGCAAAGATTCCCGCACCGAGATCTGTCATCGGATGGACCCGTTTCCATACAGAGAACCAGTACAGGTTTCTGAAGTCCCTTCAGGAGGGATCTGCTTTTTCTCCATCCCTAAAAGATGGAGCCGTAGCTCAGTATGTTCTGGATGCTGCATATAAGAGCGGAGAAACCGGGAACTACGCTCAGGTCAGAATGACTTCTGCATCATAATCAAAGACGAGGACATCCTTTAAAAAGGGACCGGCGAACTCAGAAAACTCCTTATGTGAGGGGTGAACCAGGTAGCGGTCCCTTTCTTCACATCCCTTGAAACTCAATACATAGGACATGGTATATCCACGGCTTATACCTTCCACAGAGATATCCATCCCCGACTCAAAACCGGAAATTTCCGGGATAATACCCGGGAGTGCACAAAACCTTTGATGAAGTTCCATGATTTCCGGCGAGTCCAATTCCTTTTCATATG is a window of Oceanispirochaeta sp. DNA encoding:
- a CDS encoding Gfo/Idh/MocA family oxidoreductase; the protein is MNKIVIGMAGFGSIGRIHQMAYADIPYIYPGKLPEIYLKGVCRSTFEGAKTTATLSGFDKAYRDYDEVLADPEVDVIDLVTPNSLHKEQILKALEAGKHVLCEKPLVLDASEAVLLEKAAEKSNVRVGMIFNYRFIPAIMKAKELIEAGLLGDVYSFRGEYFHTGYQNPEKPYSWRMNFDESGGGALADLGIHVIDLVRFLLGDFFSVRADLKTYINERPLPDGSGKMGKVTVDDAAWMQCRLVSGGLGSIEVSRFATGALDDLNLTVYGSRGSFSFKLMDPNFLYWFDQLKPGQGWSRLETLQTYEEAKIPAPRSVIGWTRFHTENQYRFLKSLQEGSAFSPSLKDGAVAQYVLDAAYKSGETGNYAQVRMTSAS
- a CDS encoding Dabb family protein, with protein sequence MVKHIVLFSYEKELDSPEIMELHQRFCALPGIIPEISGFESGMDISVEGISRGYTMSYVLSFKGCEERDRYLVHPSHKEFSEFAGPFLKDVLVFDYDAEVILT